CGAACCGGCTGCTGAGCAGGGTGAGCGCCCAGCGGATGTCGGAGACGTATTCGCCGACGTCGCCGGCGACCAGCAGCCAGTCGTCGTCGGACTCCGGTCTTAAGCCCTCGACGATGTCGCGGTTCTCCTGGTAGCGGACGTGCAGATCGCTGACGGCCACCAGGGAGCCGCGGTGGGCGCCCCGTTGGGGGGAGCCGGGAGCGGGTGTGGGGGCGGGGCCGGCTGCGCCGGGCGGGAGGGTGCGGATCTCATAGGTCACCCCCGAAGTAAAGACGGTGCGGGGGAGAGAGTGAAGGGCGGCCCGGGGGGCGGGCCCCCGCGTCACCGGCCTGGCGGTGGGGGAGCGGGCCGGCCGGTGGACCCGCCGGACCCGTTGAAGCCCTTGGACCCGCCGGACCCGCCGGACGGGGCGCCGCCGCGGCGGATGCGGGTGGCCAGCCAGAGGTCGAAGCGGTCGTCGGGGTCGTCGAGGCGGCGGCCGGTGAGGTCCATGGCCTTGTCGAGGCGGTTGCGTACGGTGTGCCGGTGGACGCCGAGCCGCCGGCTGGTGGCGTCCCACGCGCCGCCGGTCTCCAGCCAGGCCGCCAGGGTGGCGATCAGCTCCTCGCCGTGGTCCGCGAGGTCGAGCGGGCCGAGCACGCTGTCGGCGTAGCCGTGCAGCGTCGTGCCGTCCCCCAGGTCGAGCAGCAGCCGGCTGGCCTGGCTCTGCCGGGCCTCCGCCGGTTCGTTGCCCGCTCTGCTGACGGCGAGCAGCCCGGCCGCCTGGCGCAGCGACACCCGGACCGCTTCCGGGGCGGTGGCCGGCCCGATCCCGGCCGGGCAGCGCGGGGCGAAGCGGGCGAGCACTTCGCGGATGTCCAGCTCCTCACCCACCACCGCCTCGATGACCGCGCCCGGCGCCCCGTTCACGACCCGTACCAGTCCGCCGGGCACCGCCAGCGCCAGATCGGCGGCCATCTCCTGCGCGGCGCCGTCCGTGGGGCCGGGTCCGTCCGTGTGCGAGGTCCTGTCCGCGGGCCCCGTCCCGGCCGTCGGCCCGGTCCCGGTCGTCGGCCCGGCTCCGGTCGCCGGCCCGGCTCCGGTCCTCGCGCCGCTTCCCGTTCCGGCTGCCGAGGCGCCCGCTGCCGTACGGCCCCCCGGGGCGCCCTCCGCCGCCACCACGACCCCTCGCACCCGCCCGGCCGTCAGCCCCACCGAGCGCAGCATGTCCCGGGCCCGGTCGGCGGACGGATCCTCGTCGGCCAGCAGCTCCGACAGCAGCGCCGACCGGCGGCGGCGCTCCGGCTCATCGCTCAGATGGCGGCGCTCCAGCTCCAGGGAGAGCAGCGAGACCAGGCCCGGTACGACCGAACGGGCGGCGTCGTCCGGCCGGCCGGTGAGCAGCAGCAGTCCGCGCAGCCGCCGTGCGCCCAGCGGCTGTACCTCCAGCTGCTGCCCGGCGGCCGTGCTGGACGCGCTGCCGCGCAGTCCGCGCGCGGCCACCCGGTCCAGCAGCTCGTGCGCCTGGGCCGGCAGCGGCCGCGCCGCGCGCTCGCTGGTGGCGAGCAGCCGCCCGAGCGGATCGAGCACCGCCGCGCCCACGCCGGTGGCGGCCGCCCACTCCGCCAGCATCGGCCGCAGCCCGTCGCCGGTCGCCGCGGCGGTCAGCCGGCGCTGGGTCGCGAACGCCCGCTGCAGCAGCGCGCGCTGTTCGTCGGCCCGTGCGTCGAAGACCGCCTTGGTGACGGCGATGAACGGCACCTCGTCGGGCACCGTCAGCAGGGGCAGACCGGCCTCCTCGGCCGCGCGCACCAGTGGCTCCGGTGCCTCCTGGTACGGCAGCCCCTGCCCCAGCCCGAGCGCCAGACACGCCGCCCCGCCCTCGGCCGCGTCCCGGACGTACGCCCGGCAGGCGGCCGGTTCCATCGGCAGCAACAGGCCGATGGTCATGAGGAGTTCGCCGCCCTGCAGCCACTTCCCCGGCGCCGGCAGATCCGAGACCGTCGCCGCCTCGATGGTGCGGGCCAGCTGCTGCGGCGGCACGTCGTAGGTGACCGACAGACGGAGATCGGGCCGGGCCAGCAGATCGGAGAGATGCAAGGGCATGGACACAGTGTCCATCACCTGCTGGGGAAAAGGGACGATCGGGCGAGCGAGGGGCGGACGAGCAGGGGTGCTGGGCGCGGGTGGTGGCTGTGGTGGCGGACGGGTTCCGGGCACCGCCGACGGCCTCTGCGGATGAGTGCATGCGCCGTCGCCCGTTATGGTCGAGAGGTGGGGGAGTGGGGATCCTCCCCACCTCCCGGCCCGATCGACGGAAGGGACGTGAGCGCAGTATGCAGGCGGCTTTTCTGGTGGCCACCGAGGGCACCGAACAGGTCGAGCTGACCCGGCCGTGGCAAGCGGTGACCGACGCGGGCGGCGGCCCGACGCTGGTCTCCACCCGCGCGGGAAAGGTGCAGGCGTTCCACCACCTCGACAAGGCGGACACCTTCCCCGTCGACCTGACGGTGGACGAGGCGACCGCGGCGGACTTCGACGGACTGGTGCTGCCCGGCGGCGTGGCCAACCCGGACGCACTGCGCCTCGACGAGCGGGCCGTGGCGTTCGTCAGGTCGTTCTTCGACGCCGGGAAGCCGGTGGCCGCCATCTGCCACGCACCGTGGACGCTCATCGAGGCCGATGTGGTGCGCGGCCGCACGCTGACCTCCTGGCCGAGCCTGCGCACCGACCTCCGCAACGCGGGCGCCACCTGGGTCGACGAACAGGTCCAGATCTGCACCGGCGGACCGAACACCCTGATCACCAGCCGGAAGCCGGCCGATCTGGAGGCCTTCTGCGCGGCATTCGTCTCGGAGTTCTCGCACTGAGACCCGCGACCGAGGCACGGCGGCTGAGACCCGGCTACTGAGCCCCAGCGGCTGAGGTCCGGGCGACAGCGCCTACGGCCCGAGCACCACCACCGACTCCGGGGGGAGCCACAGCACACCGTCAGCCCCGGGAAGCCGGGCACCGGGCCAGCCCGCCAGTGCCTGCAGGGCGGATGCCCGCAGCGCCGACGGGGACGGTCCGACCGGGCAGGGGCCGTCCGTACCCTCGCCCCCGCCGCCCGGGCGGCCCCCGTCCATGCCGTCCCCGGTGACCGGGATGGCCGCCGTGGCCTCCCGCGCGAGATTGACCGCCACCCGTAGCGGTCCGCGCCGCAGCAGGAGCCAGCGGGCCCGCTCGTCGTAGCGGACGGTGGTGTGGCGTGGATCGGGATCGGTCAACGGCGGCAGCTCATGGCGCAACGCCAGCAGCGTACGGTGCCAGGCCAGCAGCGAGGCGTGCGGTTCCACGGAGGGTTCGCTCCAGTCCAGGACGCTGCGGTCGCGGGTCGCGGGGTCCTGCGGATCCGGCCAGTCCTCGGCGTGACCGGCCCAGTCGTACGCGGCGAACTCGCGACGGCGCCCGGCGCGTACCGCCTCCGCCAGCTCCGGATCCGTGTGAGCGGTGAAGTACTGCCACGGGGTTCTCGCGCCCCATTCCTCGCCCATGAACAGCATCGGGGTGAACGGCGCGCACAGCACCAGGGCGGCGGCACAGGCCAGCAGCCCCGGGGAGAGCCCGGCCGCGAGCCGGTCGCCCAGCGCACGGTTGCCGA
This portion of the Streptomyces sp. 2114.4 genome encodes:
- a CDS encoding PucR family transcriptional regulator, yielding MPLHLSDLLARPDLRLSVTYDVPPQQLARTIEAATVSDLPAPGKWLQGGELLMTIGLLLPMEPAACRAYVRDAAEGGAACLALGLGQGLPYQEAPEPLVRAAEEAGLPLLTVPDEVPFIAVTKAVFDARADEQRALLQRAFATQRRLTAAATGDGLRPMLAEWAAATGVGAAVLDPLGRLLATSERAARPLPAQAHELLDRVAARGLRGSASSTAAGQQLEVQPLGARRLRGLLLLTGRPDDAARSVVPGLVSLLSLELERRHLSDEPERRRRSALLSELLADEDPSADRARDMLRSVGLTAGRVRGVVVAAEGAPGGRTAAGASAAGTGSGARTGAGPATGAGPTTGTGPTAGTGPADRTSHTDGPGPTDGAAQEMAADLALAVPGGLVRVVNGAPGAVIEAVVGEELDIREVLARFAPRCPAGIGPATAPEAVRVSLRQAAGLLAVSRAGNEPAEARQSQASRLLLDLGDGTTLHGYADSVLGPLDLADHGEELIATLAAWLETGGAWDATSRRLGVHRHTVRNRLDKAMDLTGRRLDDPDDRFDLWLATRIRRGGAPSGGSGGSKGFNGSGGSTGRPAPPPPGR
- a CDS encoding type 1 glutamine amidotransferase domain-containing protein, yielding MQAAFLVATEGTEQVELTRPWQAVTDAGGGPTLVSTRAGKVQAFHHLDKADTFPVDLTVDEATAADFDGLVLPGGVANPDALRLDERAVAFVRSFFDAGKPVAAICHAPWTLIEADVVRGRTLTSWPSLRTDLRNAGATWVDEQVQICTGGPNTLITSRKPADLEAFCAAFVSEFSH